AAGGATGTCAAGCTGCTTCAGAACTTCATCCCCGAAAGAGCCAAGATTCTTCCACGACGGATTTCCCGAGCGGGAGCTCGATCGCAACGCATGCTGAAGACCGCGATTAAACGGGCCCGTTTCATGGCGCTCATACCCTACTCCTGATTCCGGAACATGGGGCGGAGGAGACGATGCGGCTGATTCT
This DNA window, taken from Vicinamibacteria bacterium, encodes the following:
- the rpsR gene encoding 30S ribosomal protein S18; protein product: MQKKSGTMARKPSVGGAGGKRRFFYRRAKVNPLLDKIDYIDWKDVKLLQNFIPERAKILPRRISRAGARSQRMLKTAIKRARFMALIPYS